The following proteins are encoded in a genomic region of Clarias gariepinus isolate MV-2021 ecotype Netherlands chromosome 12, CGAR_prim_01v2, whole genome shotgun sequence:
- the LOC128534732 gene encoding mucin-2-like, with protein sequence MARLRIVLGILLFILGHFGSVSTQSPNVCKTFGSGVIQTFNNTMLHVKSTCPLILTHFSHAGVDCYISVQRDPTGLIKRVEILVNKIVTTIQDGTLTVEGNSISLPNDNTYQSVYKFGIYTRLTSKVLPLSVTWYSLPDGVTSLWVQLDRPLVDGMTGMCGGLSSSETRAQLLESNVIRNELCVTEDSQPVDDKTCKDFKSEARECLGRKLYIFDQLCKLNMYINVHAAVKCSFFEEFLHPCNGSNPSRSRLRNITSCGEPPCPGDLKFKDQGAAFPPTCSNPQLQTEFQTSTCLPQDGLVLNDRAEAYHSVKVEDCPCVRGGRTYHSGQRLSSKCQTCDCIKGKWICSANTCPTPCVIEGWFVTTFDGKQYSLPGKCTYVAARGLNWTVTIILSDVTIQELYLDVYQERYTFSLNSVHLWEKEIAITDLSQTEHVTVYWQSSMFVTVQTTLGIKMQVQVSPEVQMYLYLPQSVTSAGLCGSKNNNTEDDFTTSSGIVENSAQPFALSWTLGDCTSNNPPVCINTDNELFAEDKCSQLTNASGVFAQCHDYVPVNTYFEACIQRTCHATSDLQERACVGLGNYAKACTSQGINVGDWRGETACHKMCDSNLVFDYAMQACNRTCRSLSGPDPTCDMADEPVEGCGCPSGTHLNTPLRCSPRALCNCNYPGGIIPPGSTIIDGLQCMCEYGNLTCSEACDCPHGQICVHCARAPVNTAQTTCESLSKTFIDYEICISGCYCPEGQFADHNGNCVTRENCTCEFSGVVYATGQSVESNCKTCTCSGGQWNCEGDPCPGVCEVFGNGQYKTFDSKWYRFGGHCQYTLVEAIDGLFSIQAESVPCCDEVLTCSRSITVKLMDEVSLILRDMNVTQKVLPGWSFRAMSLYSVHTVGLYFIISVPEIGLTVIWDKQTRVKIELQASWNGKVRGLCGDFDGKLMNDLQTSSSTVVSSTLEFGNSWKTAVPPCSDVTQELFPCERHSYCAAWAQRRCMILHSDTFKDCHLKVDPASYYQACILESCSCDFEGKFLGFCTAVAAYADACSAHNACIKWRTPDLCPVYCDYYNEEGQSSWHYEACPQQIKTCGKNNKFSGELEGCYPRCPAEMPYYDENRRICSSLDNCTCYFNNTVVEPGSIVNTDNEYCDCIGGKMICAFISMNTSTSTKPPTTTNTHVTTLTTTGYTTTTDLVIRTGPTFTPSPTGSQISGDITTIKTTTKHIPTTPKITTVHEATTAIPTKTPITTITTTPVITTKESASTTISTTTAGTPVTTKTSTTAISTEESTTSLTTTTETPVTIETLTPEILTGEPTTTTLLTTTEASVSTSTTQIIVFSNITTSLTTTSTETPIITTTTPEITTEESASTTSLTTTETTVTTLTPKITTVPTTSMSITTNLTETPAITTTTTPEITTEESASTTSLTTTTETPVTTSTPEITTVPTTSMSLTTTSTETSVITTTTTPENPTEESASTTLLTTAETPVTTSTPEITTVPKTSMSLTTNLTETPAITTTTTPEITTEESASTTSLTTTTETPVTTSTPEITTVPTTSMSLTTTSTETSVITTTTTPEIPTEESASTTLLTTAETPVTTSTPEITTIHTTLMSLTTTSAETPIITTTTPEITTEESASTTLLPTTTETPVTTSTLEITTVPKTSMSLTTTSTETPVITTTKTPEIPTEETASTTSLTTTTETPVTTSTPKITTIHTTLMSLTTTSAETPVITTTTSEITTEESASTTSLTTTTETPVTTSTLEITTVPKTSMSLTTTSTETPVITTTTFPEITTEESASTTSLTTTTETPVTTSTPKITTIHTTLMSLTTTSAETPVITTTTPEITTEESASTTSLPTTTETPVTTSTPKITTIHTTLMSLTTTSAETPASIMSTTFVLECKDLIRNQSWPDGYQWTEDCFNKTCTNGVIVLRPLICPTPVVPVCPRGMPQLVKDEQGCCDTWQCDCQCDVFGDPHYTSFAGKNFMFLENCTYVLVEERMPLHHLSISVDNYYCEESASCAKGIVLKYRNNTVVLQAVQVSDETPILKITLNEVTIKSSYEADGFRFVSTNAEVYVYIEEIRSSIFLSVWNTLQINLAMEHFLNNTQGQCGVCGGASCIRRNGSVESDECCAKTAYEWIEDDPLKPYCAQAPRHVPCIPEITPTPTILPNDTAPCDLLTNKVFSECSLDFDVETLVRNCIFDYSVAQNNATVCSPLERLADHCKKMGICVAWRKLTSGICDIPCPEGMIFDECRSTPTDFCSGGLRVPGTVLDSMRSGCFCPDNQLLAESHKMICVSECTNCKGPLGEPMLAGAIWESNCHICTCNNQTLTEECWPKPSAPTPTCGSGFTIISDCCNNQICVEKTCEYNEKIYKVGETWRDAKSPCVTFRCTTEGTEIEKTVCPQQFCPEELRVWDEHHCCYSCNTTCGVRLSRMTVENCTQEVILPTCEGNCASESLWVRSGKDLQLEHNQFCCRERKYELRQISLVCSGETPIQYTYKHITGCECQLEV encoded by the exons ATGGCTCGGCTCAGGATAGTTCTAgggattttactttttattttag gacatTTTGGCTCTGTCTCAACCCAAAGCCCAA aTGTGTGCAAGACCTTTGGCAGTGGGGTCATACAGACTTTTAACAACACCATGTTACATGTGAAATCTACATGTCCGCTAATACTGACACACTTCTCTCATGCGGGAGTCGACTGTTATATCTCAGTGCAGCGTGATCCAACTGGCTTAATAAAGAGAGTTGAGATTTTGGTGAACAAAATTGTTACAACCATTCAGGATGGTACGCTCACTGTGGAAGGCAACAG caTTTCCCTGCCTAATGACAACACCTATCAGAGTGTGTATAAATTTGGCATTTATACCAGGCTTACAAGCAAAGTTCTTCCCCTTTCTGTCACATGGTACAGTTTACCTGACGGTGTCACTTCACTTTGG GTGCAACTGGACCGGCCTTTAGTGGATGGGATGACTGGTATGTGTGGGGGACTATCTAGCTCAG AAACTAGAGCACAGCTTCTTGAGAGCAATGTCATCCGCAATGAGTTATGTGTGACTGAAGATTCCCAACCAGTAGACGATAAG ACTTGTAAAGACTTTAAATCTGAGGCCAGAGAGTGCCTCGGCAGGaaactttatatttttgacCAGCTCTGCAAGTTGAACATGTATATTAACGTACATGCGGCTGTGAAGTGTTCTTTTTTTGAAGAATTCCTTCACCCATGTAATGGCTCGAACCCTTCGCGATCCAGGTTGCGAAACATAACTTCATGTG GTGAACCTCCCTGTCCTGGTGATTTAAAATTTAAGGATCAAGGTGCTGCATTTCCTCCCACTTGCTCCAACCCTCAGCTTCAGACAGAATTCCAGACCAGCACTTGTCTTCCTCAAGATG GTTTGGTTCTGAACGATCGAGCTGAGGCCTACCACAGTGTTAAGGTAGAGGACTGTCCTTGTGTGCGTGGGGGAAGAACGTATCACTCAGGGCAAAGGCTCAGCTCAAAGTGTCAAACTTG cgATTGCATCAAAGGAAAATGGATCTGTTCAGCCAACACCTGTCCGACTCCATGTGTCATTGAAGGCTGGTTTGTTACTACCTTTGATGGCAAACAATATTCTCTGCCTGGAAAATGTACCTATGTGGCTGCAAGA GGACTCAACTGGACAGTGACCATCATATTATCTGATGTGACTATACAAGAATTGTATCTTGATGTGTATCAG gaACGATACACCTTCTCCTTAAACAGTGTACATCTATGGGAAAAAGAAATAGCAATCACTGATCTGTCACAGACTG AACATGTCACAGTCTATTGGCAGTCTTCAATGTTTGTTACGGTCCAAACAACTCTTGGAATAAAGATGCAAGTCCAAGTTTCTCCAGAAGTTCAAATGTACTTGTATTTGCCCCAAAGTGTAACATCTGCAG GTCTTTGTGgctcaaaaaacaacaacacagaagATGACTTCACTACAAGCAGTGGTATTGTGGAAAACTCAGCTCAGCCTTTTGCGCTGTCCTGGACATTGGGAGACTGCACATCAAATAATCCCCCTGTTTGCATCAATACTGACAATG AGTTATTTGCTGAAGATAAGTGCAGTCAACTGACAAACGCAAGTGGTGTGTTTGCCCAGTGCCATGATTATGTGCCTGTTAACACTTATTTTGAA GCCTGCATTCAGAGAACCTGCCATGCTACTTCGGACTTACAGGAGCGTGCATGTGTTGGCCTGGGAAACTACGCTAAAGCCTGCACCAGCCAGGGCATCAATGTTGGTGACTGGAGAGGAGAAACAGCCTGCC ATAAGATGTGCGACAGTAATCTGGTGTTTGATTATGCCATGCAAGCATGTAATCGTACATGCCGCTCATTGTCTGGTCCTGACCCGACCTGTGACATGGCAGATGAACCAGTGGAGGGCTGTGGATGCCCATCTGGCACCCACCTCAACACACCACTCAGGTGCAGCCCTCGTGCCCTCTGCAACTGCAACTACCCAGGTGGAAtaatacctccagggtccaCCATTATTGATGGACTGCAATG CATGTGTGAATATGGAAATCTTACGTGTTCAGAAGCTTgcg ATTGTCCACATGGACAAATATGTGTCCATTGTGCACGAGCACCAGTAAACACAGCACAAACAACATGTGAGAGTCTGAGCAAGACATTT ATTGATTATGAAATCTGTATTAGTGGCTGTTACTGTCCTGAGGGCCAGTTTGCAGACCACAATGGCAACTGTGTGACACGGGAGAATTGCACATGTGAATTCAGTGGGGTGGTTTATGCAACTGGCCAGAGTGTGGAGTCAAATTGCAAAACATG CACTTGCAGTGGAGGCCAGTGGAACTGTGAAGGTGATCCGTGCCCAGGAGTGTGTGAAGTGTTTGGCAATGGACAGTATAAGACCTTTGATTCCAAATGGTATCGCTTCGGTGGACACTGTCAGTACACTCTGGTTGAA gccATCGATGGGCTGTTTTCCATTCAAGCGGAAAGTGTGCCTTGTTGTGATGAAGTTCTCACCTGCTCCCGCTCCATCACAGTAAAACTCATG GATGAAGTGTCTCTGATTCTGCGGGATATGAATGTGACTCAAAAGGTCCTGCCTGGGTGGAGCTTCAGAGCTATGTCACTATACTCTGTTCATACTGTAGGCCTGTACTTCATCATCTCAGTGCCAGAAATAGGCCTCACTGTGATTTGGGACAAGCAAACCAGAGTTAAAATTGAGCTGCAGGCCTCATGGAAT GGTAAAGTACGAGGTTTGTGTGGTGACTTTGATGGGAAGTTAATGAATGACTTGCAGACGAGCAGCTCCACTGTTGTGTCCAGTACCCTGGAGTTTGGGAACAGCTGGAAGACAGCTGTCCCGCCGTGTTCAGACGTGACTCAAGAATTGTTTCCTTGTGAACGCCATTCATACTGCGCTGCTTGGGCACAGAGACGCTGCATGATCCTACACAGTGACACATTTAAAGACTGCCACCTAAAG GTTGATCCAGCCTCTTACTACCAGGCCTGTATTCTGGAGTCATGCTCGTGTGACTTTGAGGGCAAGTTTCTGGGATTCTGCACAGCTGTGGCAGCATATGCTGATGCTTGCTCTGCCCACAATGCCTGTATCAAATGGAGAACTCCTGATTTGTGCC CCGTCTATTGTGACTATTACAATGAAGAGGGTCAAAGCAGCTGGCATTATGAGGCATGTCCTCAACAGATCAAAACTTGTgggaaaaacaacaaattcTCTGGAGAACTGGAAG GTTGTTACCCACGGTGCCCTGCTGAGATGCCATATTATGATGAGAACAGAAGAATATGTTCCAGTTTGGACAACTGTACCTGCTACTTCAACAACACTGTGGTTGAACCTGGTTCTATAGTGAATACAGATAATGAATACTG TGATTGCATTGGGGGGAAAATGATTTGTG CATTTATTAGCATGAACACATCTACATCTACAAAACCACCAACTACAACGAATACACATGTTACAACTTTAACTACAACTGGGTACACAACAACGACAGATCTAGTCATAAGAACTGGGCCAACATTTACCCCCAGCCCTACAGGTTCTCAGATATCAGGAGACATCACTACTATTAAAACCACTACAAAACATATACCCACAACCCCAAAAATTACAACTGTACATGAAGCTACAACTGCAATACCAACAAAGACACCTATAACAACCATCACAACAACCCCAGTAATCACAACTAAAGAATCTGCATCTACAACTATATCAACTACAACAGCAGGGACACCAGTGACCACCAAAACATCAACCACAGCAATCTCAACGGAAGAATCTACAACTTCATTAACTACAACAACAGAGACACCAGTGACCATCGAAACCTTAACCCCAGAAATCTTAACTGGGGAACCTACAACTACAACTTTGCTAACTACAACAGAGGCATCTGTATCCACATCAACAACACAAATCATAGTATTTTCTAATATAACAACTTCACTAACTACGACTTCAACAGAGACACCTATAATAACCACAACAACTCCAGAAATCACAACTGAAGAATCTGCATCTACAACTTCATTAACTACAACAGAGACCACAGTGACCACATTAACACCAAAAATAACAACTGTACCTACAACCTCAATGTCAATAACTACAAACTTAACAGAGACACCTGCGATAACcaccacaaccaccccagaaaTCACAACTGAAGAATCTGCATCTACAACTTCCTTAACTACAACAACAGAGACACCAGTGACCACATCAACACCCGAAATTACAACTGTACCTACTACTTCAATGTCACTAACTACGACTTCAACAGAGACATCTGTGATAACCACCACAACAACCCCAGAAAACCCAACTGAAGAATCTGCATCTACAACTTTATTAACTACAGCAGAGACCCCAGTGACCACATCAACACCCGAAATCACAACTGTACCTAAAACTTCAATGTCACTAACTACAAACTTAACAGAGACACCTGCGATAACCACCACAACAACCCCAGAAATCACAACTGAAGAATCTGCATCTACAACTTCTTTAACTACAACAACAGAGACACCAGTGACCACATCAACACCCGAAATTACAACTGTACCTACTACTTCAATGTCACTAACTACGACTTCAACAGAGACATCTGTGATAACCACCACAACAACCCCAGAAATCCCAACTGAAGAATCTGCATCTACAACTTTATTAACTACAGCAGAGACCCCAGTGACCACATCAACACCTGAAATCACAACTATACATACAACTTTAATGTCCCTAACTACAACTTCAGCAGAGACACCTATAATAACCACAACAACTCCAGAAATCACAACTGAAGAATCTGCATCTACAACTTTATTACCTACAACAACAGAGACCCCAGTGACCACATCAACACTTGAAATCACCACTGTACCTAAAACTTCAATGTCACTTACTACAACTTCAACAGAGACACCTGTAATAACCACCACAAAAACCCCAGAAATCCCAACTGAAGAAACTGCATCTACAACTTCCTTAACTACAACAACAGAGACCCCAGTGACTACATCAACGCCAAAAATCACAACTATACATACAACTTTAATGTCCCTAACTACAACTTCAGCAGAGACACCTGTGATAACCACAACAACTTCAGAAATCACAACTGAAGAATCTGCATCTACAACTTCATTAACTACAACAACAGAGACCCCAGTGACCACATCAACACTTGAAATCACAACTGTACCTAAAACTTCAATGTCACTAACTACAACTTCAACAGAGACACCTGTAATAACCACCACAACATTCCCAGAAATCACAACTGAAGAATCTGCATCTACAACTTCCTTAACTACAACAACAGAGACCCCAGTGACCACATCAACGCCAAAAATCACAACTATACATACAACTTTAATGTCCCTAACTACAACTTCGGCAGAGACACCTGTGATAACCACAACAACTCCAGAAATCACAACTGAAGAATCTGCATCTACAACTTCATTACCTACAACAACAGAGACCCCAGTGACCACATCAACGCCAAAAATCACAACTATACATACAACTTTAATGTCCCTAACTACAACTTCAGCAGAGACACCTGCTTCCATAATGTCAACCACATTTGTACTAGAATGCAAGGATCTGATTAGAAACCAAAGCTGGCCAGATGGTTATCAATGGACAGAAGATTGCTTCAATAAAACTTGCACAAACGGTGTTATAGTGTTGAGACCCTTAATATGTCCAACTCCAGTGGTGCCTGTGTGCCCCAGAGGAATGCCACAGCTGGTAAAGGATGAGCAAGGCTGTTGTGACACCTGGCAGTGTGACT GTCAGTGTGATGTCTTTGGAGACCCACATTACACTTCTTTTGCTGGAAAGAACTTCATGTTCCTGGAGAACTGTACATATGTTCTGGTGGAGGAAAGGATGCCACTTCATCATCTCAGCATCAGTGTTGATAATTATTACTGTGAGGAGTCTGCTTCCTGTGCCAAAGGCATTGTTCTGAAGTACCGCAACAACACAGTAGTACTTCAAGCGGTTCAAGTTTCTGATGAAACACCGATATTGAAA ATTACTCTGAATGAAGTAACAATAAAGTCATCATATGAAGCAGATGGATTTAGGTTTGTGAGCACAAATGCGGAAGTCTACGTTTACATTGAAGAGATCCGTTCATCTATCTTTCTCAGTGTTTGGAACACACTGCAGATTAATCTCGCTATGGAACATTTCCTTAATAACACACAGGGACAATGTG GTGTTTGTGGAGGGGCTTCGTGTATAAGAAGGAATGGGTCAGTTGAGAGTGACGAGTGCTGTGCTAAGACTGCATATGAATGGATAGAGGATGATCCACTCAAACCATACTGTGCACAAGCCCCCCGACATGTCCCTTGTATCCCTGAAATAACACCTACTCCAACTATTTTACCAAATGACACAGCTCCCTGTGATCTCCTGACGAATAA AGTCTTCAGTGAATGCAGTTTAGACTTTGATGTGGAGACGCTGGTGAGAAACTGCATTTTTGATTACAGTGTGGCCCAGAACAATGCCACTGTGTGCTCCCCACTAGAGCGTCTAGCTGATCACTGCAAAAAGATGGGCATCTGTGTGGCCTGGAGAAAGCTCACCAGTGGAATTTGTG ACATTCCCTGCCCCGAAGGAATGATTTTTGACGAGTGCCGAAGCACCCCAACTGATTTCTGTAGTGGCGG TTTGCGTGTTCCGGGCACAGTTTTGGATTCAATGAGATCTGGTTGCTTTTGCCCAGACAACCAGCTACTTGCTGAGAGTCACAAGATGATCTGTGTATCTGAATGCACCA actgCAAAGGCCCTCTGGGAGAACCCATGCTG GCTGGGGCAATATGGGAGTCAAATTGCCACATATGCACATGCAATAACCAGACACTGACGGAAGAATGCTGGCCAAAACCTTCAGCTCCAACTCCTACATGCGGTTCTGGCTTTACCATCATCTCTGACTGCTGCAACAACCAGATATGTG